One Vallitalea pronyensis genomic region harbors:
- a CDS encoding DUF3298 and DUF4163 domain-containing protein, producing MDDQLKRLSQFYDNIDIPDQLGHVIDEAISKGRIREVKHMDNHINRRHRLPMWIKRVSATVASLLIILGITVNASSTAAENIYKIPILGDIAKVMTFREYIIDNDTSIGEVKVPKIGNVENKDIEKQINDMITARVDALIEEQAQLDAAYKEAYLETGGTEATYQKIETTIDYKKYYTSDKILSFQIYKYQTLAPAYNDILYYNMHLKTGETLTLRDVLGDDFAQVVKQSVEKQMLSRMEKENILYDIDHFKTMEISEDRGFYIEGNGDIVVVFPKYEVASGAAGQQDFIVGHIHEASFN from the coding sequence GTGGATGATCAATTAAAACGGTTAAGTCAGTTTTATGATAACATCGATATACCGGACCAATTGGGTCACGTTATTGATGAAGCAATCAGTAAAGGAAGAATAAGAGAGGTAAAACATATGGATAATCATATAAATAGGAGGCATCGGTTACCTATGTGGATAAAAAGAGTAAGTGCAACAGTTGCATCATTACTCATTATCTTAGGCATTACAGTGAATGCAAGTTCGACAGCAGCTGAGAATATATATAAAATACCTATACTTGGTGACATCGCCAAAGTCATGACGTTTAGGGAATATATCATAGATAATGATACCTCCATAGGGGAAGTAAAAGTACCGAAAATTGGGAATGTAGAAAACAAAGACATTGAAAAACAAATTAATGACATGATTACTGCTCGTGTTGATGCTCTAATTGAAGAACAAGCACAGTTAGATGCAGCGTATAAGGAAGCGTATCTAGAGACAGGTGGCACGGAGGCAACCTATCAAAAAATTGAAACGACCATTGATTATAAAAAATATTATACTTCTGATAAAATCCTATCCTTTCAAATCTATAAATATCAAACATTAGCCCCAGCATACAACGACATACTGTATTACAACATGCATCTTAAGACAGGTGAGACACTGACCCTTAGAGATGTATTAGGCGATGATTTTGCTCAAGTTGTCAAACAATCCGTTGAAAAACAAATGTTAAGTCGCATGGAAAAAGAAAACATTCTATACGATATAGACCATTTTAAAACCATGGAAATCTCTGAAGATAGAGGTTTTTACATTGAGGGAAATGGCGACATTGTAGTTGTATTTCCTAAGTATGAAGTGGCTTCTGGGGCAGCAGGACAACAAGATTTCATTGTAGGTCATATCCATGAGGCATCATTTAATTGA
- a CDS encoding LuxE/PaaK family acyltransferase: MEAIEQLFKYNRIYDHQGSSPLFIKAMRESIGYHVNHCSFYKQLLEEADYHVDMLKTEKDLAQIPTIPAHFFKYHEIMSIDPSQVAIHATSSGTQGQKSQVFLDKNSVRLGTKMIIKAMKYHGLISLLPTNYMLLGYEPREGNAMGNVKVLLGMMRFAPAVGKAFALRSVGSDYHIDYFGIMAALKRYAKMRLPVRMLGFPAYLYMLLKMLQDNHMTFNLSNKSVILTGGGWKQYNDQAIDKEELHGLVESVLGIPAKNCRDFYSAVEHSVAYPECKHHHMHVPIWSRVVIRDVKTLEPVGFDQPGFLSFISPLVSSMPISSIIMGDMAVLRDGRQCGCGITTPYFEVLGRAGTSRGKSCAMTAAEFMKGGSHGASI, encoded by the coding sequence ATGGAAGCCATTGAACAATTATTTAAATATAATAGAATCTATGATCATCAAGGGAGCAGCCCTCTATTTATCAAAGCTATGAGGGAATCCATAGGTTATCATGTCAACCATTGTTCATTTTATAAACAGTTATTAGAAGAAGCTGATTACCATGTGGACATGCTAAAGACAGAAAAGGACCTTGCTCAAATACCTACCATACCGGCACATTTCTTTAAATATCATGAGATTATGAGTATAGACCCCTCACAGGTGGCTATTCATGCAACGTCATCTGGAACGCAGGGACAAAAGAGTCAGGTGTTTCTTGATAAGAATTCTGTTCGGCTTGGCACCAAGATGATTATAAAAGCGATGAAATACCATGGGCTTATATCACTACTACCCACCAACTATATGCTTTTAGGCTATGAGCCGCGAGAAGGTAATGCCATGGGAAATGTTAAAGTGCTCTTAGGTATGATGCGTTTTGCACCTGCTGTTGGTAAAGCTTTTGCCCTTCGGTCAGTAGGTTCAGATTATCATATTGATTACTTTGGTATCATGGCAGCACTTAAACGATATGCCAAGATGCGGTTGCCTGTACGTATGCTAGGTTTTCCAGCCTATCTCTACATGCTCTTAAAAATGCTTCAAGATAACCATATGACCTTTAATCTCAGCAATAAGTCTGTGATTCTTACAGGTGGCGGTTGGAAACAATACAATGATCAGGCTATTGATAAAGAAGAACTTCACGGGTTAGTGGAATCCGTATTAGGGATTCCAGCCAAAAACTGCCGTGATTTTTACAGCGCTGTAGAGCACAGTGTGGCCTATCCGGAGTGCAAGCACCATCACATGCATGTACCCATTTGGAGCCGTGTGGTAATTCGGGACGTGAAGACTCTTGAACCTGTAGGTTTCGACCAGCCAGGATTTCTAAGCTTTATCAGTCCATTGGTATCATCCATGCCCATATCTTCCATTATCATGGGGGATATGGCTGTATTACGAGACGGTAGACAATGCGGCTGCGGCATTACAACACCTTATTTTGAAGTCCTTGGGCGTGCAGGAACAAGCAGGGGGAAATCATGTGCCATGACAGCAGCTGAGTTCATGAAAGGAGGCAGCCATGGAGCATCTATTTAG
- a CDS encoding S-layer homology domain-containing protein — MKKLIKKSVATALGVIVLSQGIYANGLPTTGNMDLIAKTDKPVLAKESIEKAILAKEEVEKAILAKGDMSNIIQLDDVVKKVAKEMKLPAGYKVEDTNLSTDDMYLKKVWHIYFTVGEDSINVQADAETGEILAFETWQGNNKRVFTYTREDVKKTVTDYINAHYGDIKNDIVEIDEKDHDKLTTIYRNSNDHKFIFARKIGGELFLNNYITISVSGVTGKIVSLQKKWDDVSYNKKTNILAAEEAMKYFKDLKAVKIKYINVYDDDKKTLKPVYYFDETKDGLLNAHNKKFYTEEDIYGYNNRGNIKYTNETAKEEMADKDAGGMGQETIPEEGVVSKEAAEKIIMEHIAAITDTKDSRVAYSHYRTYHNGEEGKFWSFNIESEDPQFFASAVMDAETKDVLQVRYRVNDMIIYPMKDGETPKEALVGKDTSDIKVVEDKAKALMLKMFPSLKNEKLTIEATTEDDRTIITGTRSINNIPYYENGFNMEYDADTDTFTSIYYNWGYNLSIEQPKTMISAEEATNIFYKEVGVDKHLIQLKDKEKEQKENVIVPEKELVLAYGINPYPFNYIDAATGKKLHYSGEVFEGRFDEVRVFEDIDGHTYEKAIKLMNKMGFVKADSDNFAPAGVLKKKDAIKWIVLTLKRQYGYIPSASRNYKSIEKLTFKDINEDDPYYEYIQEAVVMGIIEDANYFNKDKGVTMVQLLKWIINGMGQKELAESDIFKEIEGITSKDNGYVGLARYYKIVDEKSDLTKALTRGKILQTLYDFIYELEN; from the coding sequence ATGAAAAAACTGATAAAAAAATCAGTAGCAACAGCACTAGGTGTAATCGTATTGTCACAAGGTATATATGCTAATGGATTACCTACTACAGGTAATATGGACTTAATAGCTAAAACAGATAAGCCAGTATTGGCAAAAGAATCCATAGAAAAGGCAATACTCGCAAAAGAGGAAGTAGAAAAGGCGATCTTGGCAAAAGGTGATATGAGTAACATTATCCAATTGGATGATGTGGTAAAAAAAGTTGCCAAAGAGATGAAGCTTCCAGCAGGTTATAAGGTTGAGGACACTAACCTTAGCACAGATGACATGTATCTTAAAAAGGTATGGCATATATATTTTACTGTAGGTGAAGACAGCATTAATGTGCAAGCAGATGCTGAAACAGGTGAAATATTAGCTTTTGAGACCTGGCAAGGTAACAATAAAAGGGTTTTCACATACACAAGAGAAGATGTTAAAAAAACAGTAACGGATTATATCAATGCACATTATGGTGATATCAAAAATGATATCGTTGAAATCGACGAGAAAGACCATGATAAATTAACGACTATTTATCGAAACAGTAACGACCATAAGTTTATTTTTGCAAGAAAAATAGGTGGCGAACTGTTCCTGAATAATTACATTACCATATCTGTATCAGGCGTCACAGGTAAAATCGTATCTTTACAGAAAAAATGGGATGATGTCAGTTATAATAAGAAAACAAATATTCTGGCTGCAGAAGAGGCAATGAAATATTTTAAAGACCTTAAAGCCGTAAAAATCAAATACATTAATGTATACGATGATGATAAAAAAACATTAAAACCCGTATATTATTTTGATGAAACGAAAGATGGGTTATTGAATGCCCACAATAAAAAATTCTATACAGAAGAAGATATTTATGGCTATAACAACAGAGGAAACATAAAATACACCAATGAAACAGCTAAAGAAGAGATGGCTGATAAAGATGCAGGTGGTATGGGTCAAGAAACCATTCCAGAAGAAGGTGTTGTTTCTAAAGAAGCAGCAGAAAAAATCATTATGGAGCATATTGCTGCAATTACAGACACTAAGGATAGTAGGGTTGCCTACAGCCACTATCGCACTTACCATAACGGTGAAGAAGGTAAATTCTGGAGTTTTAACATTGAATCAGAAGATCCTCAGTTCTTTGCGAGTGCTGTTATGGATGCAGAAACCAAGGATGTTCTACAAGTAAGGTATCGTGTGAATGACATGATCATCTATCCTATGAAAGATGGTGAAACACCAAAAGAAGCGCTTGTTGGAAAAGACACCAGTGACATAAAGGTTGTAGAAGACAAGGCAAAAGCACTTATGCTTAAAATGTTCCCATCATTGAAAAATGAAAAATTAACCATTGAAGCAACAACGGAAGATGACAGAACCATCATAACAGGTACACGTAGCATTAATAATATACCTTATTATGAAAATGGTTTTAACATGGAATATGATGCTGACACAGATACATTTACATCCATTTACTACAATTGGGGTTATAATTTATCAATAGAACAACCAAAAACAATGATCAGTGCTGAAGAAGCTACCAATATCTTCTACAAAGAAGTGGGCGTGGATAAGCACCTGATTCAATTGAAAGATAAGGAAAAAGAACAAAAAGAGAACGTTATTGTTCCAGAAAAAGAATTAGTATTAGCATATGGTATTAATCCATATCCATTCAATTATATTGATGCAGCAACAGGTAAAAAACTTCATTATAGTGGGGAAGTTTTCGAAGGTCGATTTGATGAGGTAAGGGTATTTGAAGATATAGATGGTCATACTTACGAAAAAGCGATTAAATTGATGAACAAGATGGGCTTTGTAAAAGCTGACAGTGATAACTTTGCACCTGCAGGCGTACTTAAGAAAAAAGATGCTATCAAATGGATTGTACTAACCCTTAAGCGCCAATACGGTTATATACCATCAGCAAGTCGTAACTATAAAAGCATTGAAAAGTTAACATTCAAAGATATCAATGAAGATGATCCATATTATGAATACATTCAAGAAGCTGTTGTCATGGGTATTATAGAAGATGCTAACTACTTTAACAAAGATAAAGGCGTTACCATGGTTCAATTGTTAAAATGGATTATCAACGGCATGGGTCAAAAAGAATTAGCAGAATCAGATATCTTCAAAGAGATTGAAGGCATTACAAGTAAAGATAATGGTTATGTAGGGTTAGCAAGATACTATAAAATCGTAGATGAGAAGTCAGACCTTACAAAAGCATTAACAAGAGGTAAAATTCTTCAAACATTATATGATTTCATTTATGAATTAGAGAACTAG
- a CDS encoding acyl-CoA reductase: MEHLFRGETLDGSIQSHHIHKLQEHLEQDLLLEPLAQNIVIDAVHQLRMTMDMESLTKELVEQGVSPWKAKILIAAMGELFTTDALWKKIHRELDDTLYEWKNVEDGIEERYEPYGVMLHIGAGNVIALSVMSIIEGLLTGNINILKLPSYEGGISMRLLKALVDIEPRLKPYIYVFDIPSSDTTTLQAIAGLVDGVIVWGSDEAIGGIRQLAPPHLPLIEWGHRMSFAYFTTHDEMERDIAALAKEICISDQQYCNSPQCVFYETEDKEALASFGQTLLQALIAANELYPPRELDIREQGEITWARQLIKMETILGDKQLFIDPLQQVSVMMDNQPMLKPSPLNRNIWLMPINRKTLMKVLREHHGHLQTASLSCSEKEHDILSRIFYRAGVTRITTCGTMSETYAGEPHDGVYTLRQYVKRVSTRRS, from the coding sequence ATGGAGCATCTATTTAGAGGAGAAACCCTAGACGGTTCAATACAAAGTCATCACATCCATAAGCTACAAGAACATCTGGAACAAGATTTACTTTTAGAACCATTAGCTCAGAATATCGTCATCGACGCAGTGCATCAATTAAGGATGACAATGGATATGGAATCTTTAACCAAAGAGTTGGTGGAACAAGGTGTGAGTCCATGGAAGGCAAAAATCTTAATAGCTGCCATGGGAGAATTATTTACAACAGATGCTTTATGGAAGAAAATCCATAGGGAACTAGATGACACCCTCTATGAGTGGAAGAACGTGGAGGATGGTATAGAAGAAAGGTATGAGCCATACGGGGTAATGCTGCATATAGGGGCAGGCAATGTGATCGCTCTATCGGTTATGAGTATCATTGAAGGCTTGTTAACAGGGAACATCAACATACTAAAACTTCCTTCATATGAAGGTGGTATTTCCATGAGGCTGTTAAAAGCATTGGTGGACATAGAACCAAGACTCAAACCCTATATTTATGTGTTTGACATACCGTCCAGTGATACAACAACATTACAAGCCATTGCTGGTCTGGTTGATGGGGTCATTGTATGGGGGTCAGATGAAGCTATAGGTGGAATTCGTCAATTAGCACCGCCACATTTGCCTCTTATTGAATGGGGGCATCGGATGAGCTTTGCCTATTTCACAACCCATGATGAGATGGAAAGGGATATTGCCGCCTTAGCTAAAGAAATCTGTATCAGTGACCAACAATATTGCAATTCACCACAATGCGTGTTTTATGAGACGGAAGATAAGGAAGCACTAGCGTCATTTGGGCAAACTTTATTACAGGCCCTTATAGCAGCAAATGAGCTGTATCCACCAAGGGAGCTAGACATAAGGGAACAAGGGGAGATTACATGGGCTCGTCAGCTTATTAAGATGGAAACCATACTGGGTGATAAGCAGTTATTCATAGACCCTTTACAACAAGTATCCGTCATGATGGACAATCAACCCATGCTTAAGCCATCACCACTCAATCGAAACATATGGCTGATGCCCATCAATAGAAAGACATTGATGAAGGTCTTACGTGAGCACCATGGGCACCTACAGACCGCTTCCCTTAGTTGTTCAGAGAAAGAACATGACATATTATCCCGTATCTTCTACAGGGCAGGGGTTACCCGAATAACTACGTGTGGAACCATGTCAGAGACCTATGCAGGTGAACCTCATGATGGCGTCTATACCCTTAGACAATATGTGAAGCGGGTAAGTACGCGAAGGTCATAA
- a CDS encoding carbohydrate ABC transporter permease: MKKRKMTGFDIAIILLLAFYGLLILYPFYNSFLVSLVPQNTYTKTPFMLWPSEIDLKSYQFIFLSKKFWSGYRVTSIVTVVGVLYNMFLTVITAYALSKNHFKGKGLVLNFIIFTMYFSGGLIPYYMLINSLDLTNKIAVMILPTGINTFFMLIMRNFFSTIPKSLVESAKIDGANEIQVLIKIILPVSKPSLATIGLFYAVDRWNEWFNAMLFIRDGSKHTLQLVLRRLISQVQSAESGNIPDIVKDGLFQDGVKMAGVFVTILPIMLLYPLLQKYFMKGIMIGAIKG, encoded by the coding sequence TTGAAAAAAAGAAAAATGACGGGTTTTGATATAGCAATCATACTCTTATTGGCATTCTATGGGTTATTGATTCTTTATCCTTTTTATAATAGTTTTTTAGTGTCTTTAGTACCTCAGAATACGTATACCAAGACACCTTTTATGCTATGGCCCAGTGAGATTGATCTAAAATCGTATCAATTCATCTTTTTATCAAAAAAATTCTGGTCGGGCTATCGGGTCACGTCCATTGTAACGGTTGTAGGCGTTCTCTATAACATGTTTTTAACGGTAATCACCGCTTACGCCTTATCCAAAAATCATTTTAAAGGAAAAGGGCTTGTACTGAATTTTATTATTTTCACCATGTATTTTAGTGGTGGGCTCATTCCTTACTACATGTTAATTAACAGTTTGGATTTAACCAATAAGATTGCGGTTATGATTCTCCCTACGGGTATTAATACATTCTTTATGCTGATTATGCGTAACTTTTTTTCAACCATACCTAAGAGCTTAGTGGAATCTGCAAAAATAGACGGGGCTAATGAAATTCAAGTATTAATCAAAATTATCTTGCCTGTCTCCAAGCCTTCACTAGCCACTATCGGCTTATTTTATGCGGTGGATCGATGGAATGAATGGTTTAATGCCATGTTATTTATACGAGATGGCAGTAAACATACCCTTCAATTGGTGTTAAGAAGGCTTATCTCACAAGTGCAGTCAGCAGAATCTGGAAATATTCCAGATATCGTTAAGGATGGGTTATTTCAAGACGGGGTAAAAATGGCAGGGGTCTTTGTGACCATACTTCCCATTATGCTTTTATACCCTCTCTTACAAAAGTATTTTATGAAAGGTATTATGATTGGTGCTATAAAAGGATAG
- a CDS encoding extracellular solute-binding protein, with translation MRLKKIVSILTILMMIGVLLAGCSNKEKPANSNDSANKGKGTKDSSQADTSTDNPFEEHMEISFGWFTGEMEQDDPVLQKIQEQFNVTIVANPLSWNDRKEQVNVMVNTGDMPDILFYELEKGQLSDWAEGGAIRPLPEIDDRFPHLLALKEKMTVGISKATMDGQLWAWPKFNGANRHNALSLHMYVYRKDWADELGITKDVYTWEEFLDVARQFAQKDPGGNGSGKTIPIADQDFAITSLIRAYNIYADQYKKVDGQYVWGPAMPETMEGLKAFKKIYDEGLYWQDFYTGKGYDAHALYEAGLVGIYSDNFVIKNIEQLRTKLRNANPDWTDEQIFEATALMKVKGPDGKYWAYEVENSWSHDIYSSSVDDKKMERIMYIMDWLASEEGTRHVFFGVEGVDWEVKDGEVITHWEKDENGIPQKPTYPARDLRAMSLLFEDTDYINPMFAQNSIDMAEEWILERTNNPTNVAEVNLELLDVTTPNYLKYGTLGADFGDKIKEIIVTSTYESLEDDWQEWLDMMSPKVDAVLEELNQ, from the coding sequence ATGAGACTTAAAAAGATTGTTTCTATACTCACAATACTTATGATGATTGGGGTATTATTAGCAGGTTGTTCAAACAAAGAGAAACCTGCAAATTCCAATGATTCAGCAAACAAGGGGAAGGGTACAAAAGACAGTTCACAAGCAGATACATCAACGGACAATCCTTTTGAAGAACATATGGAAATAAGTTTTGGTTGGTTTACTGGGGAAATGGAGCAAGATGACCCTGTTTTACAGAAGATTCAAGAACAATTCAACGTGACCATTGTGGCCAATCCACTTAGCTGGAACGATAGAAAAGAACAAGTTAATGTGATGGTGAATACAGGCGATATGCCTGATATCCTATTTTATGAGTTAGAGAAAGGACAATTGAGTGATTGGGCAGAAGGTGGTGCCATTAGACCCCTTCCTGAGATTGATGACCGTTTTCCACATCTTTTAGCTCTAAAAGAAAAAATGACTGTTGGTATATCAAAAGCAACAATGGATGGTCAGCTATGGGCATGGCCAAAATTCAATGGTGCTAATCGGCACAATGCTTTATCCTTACATATGTACGTCTATAGGAAGGACTGGGCTGATGAACTAGGAATCACAAAAGATGTCTATACCTGGGAAGAATTCTTAGACGTAGCAAGACAATTTGCACAGAAAGACCCTGGTGGTAATGGTTCAGGCAAGACCATTCCTATTGCCGACCAAGACTTTGCAATTACATCACTGATTAGAGCATATAACATTTATGCAGACCAATATAAAAAAGTAGATGGCCAATATGTATGGGGACCAGCCATGCCAGAAACAATGGAAGGCTTAAAAGCCTTTAAAAAAATCTATGACGAGGGATTATACTGGCAGGATTTCTATACAGGTAAAGGCTACGATGCCCATGCCCTATATGAAGCTGGCTTAGTGGGGATTTATTCCGATAATTTTGTTATCAAAAATATTGAGCAGTTAAGAACCAAACTACGTAACGCCAATCCAGATTGGACAGATGAACAAATATTTGAAGCCACTGCACTGATGAAAGTAAAAGGTCCAGATGGCAAGTATTGGGCTTATGAAGTGGAAAACTCTTGGTCCCATGATATCTATAGCAGTTCCGTGGATGATAAAAAAATGGAAAGAATCATGTATATTATGGATTGGTTAGCCTCTGAAGAAGGGACACGCCACGTATTCTTTGGTGTGGAAGGAGTTGACTGGGAAGTAAAAGATGGTGAAGTCATTACCCACTGGGAAAAAGATGAAAATGGTATACCTCAGAAGCCAACGTACCCAGCTCGAGACCTAAGAGCCATGTCCCTTCTGTTTGAAGATACGGATTACATCAATCCCATGTTTGCACAAAACTCCATTGACATGGCTGAAGAGTGGATTTTAGAAAGAACCAACAACCCCACCAATGTGGCTGAGGTTAATTTAGAACTCCTTGATGTCACCACACCAAATTATTTGAAATATGGTACGTTAGGTGCTGATTTTGGGGATAAGATAAAAGAAATTATTGTGACATCCACCTATGAAAGCTTGGAAGATGACTGGCAAGAGTGGTTAGACATGATGAGCCCCAAAGTGGATGCTGTCTTAGAAGAGCTTAATCAATAA
- a CDS encoding sigma-70 family RNA polymerase sigma factor, whose amino-acid sequence MIDQLEEKYILMMKENKEEFYKLAYSHVKNEHDALDIISEATYKGLQALHTLREAEYMKTWFYRILINESIKVLRKKKKIIYDNQYIETVREKDVNHEEIMDLHLAVDKLPEKYRSIIILKYLKQMQIEQIADILQLNQNTVKTRLRRGIKQLKLLMGGYKCG is encoded by the coding sequence GTGATCGACCAGCTGGAAGAAAAATATATACTCATGATGAAAGAAAATAAAGAAGAATTCTATAAATTAGCCTATAGTCATGTAAAAAATGAGCATGATGCCTTAGATATCATTAGTGAAGCCACATATAAAGGCTTGCAAGCTCTCCATACATTGAGAGAAGCAGAATATATGAAGACCTGGTTTTATCGTATACTAATTAATGAGAGTATTAAAGTACTGAGAAAAAAGAAGAAAATCATATATGATAATCAATACATCGAAACAGTTAGAGAAAAAGATGTAAACCATGAAGAAATCATGGATTTACACCTTGCAGTTGATAAATTGCCTGAAAAATATCGATCCATCATTATATTAAAATATCTTAAACAAATGCAAATAGAACAGATAGCCGATATATTACAATTAAATCAAAATACAGTTAAAACCAGGCTTAGAAGAGGCATTAAACAGCTGAAACTTTTAATGGGAGGTTATAAGTGTGGATGA
- a CDS encoding RNA polymerase sigma factor, whose translation MLKVDNGNEDLYQYLYDKYYRLVYTTSYRILKNKEDCEEIAQDAFRIGFKNMNRIKDTDHFRNYILKITYNMAITKAKENKNRHNLFPTPINDEISSDKDIIGEAFEDIYITQILEELSIIDKELILLHSQGYKLREIAKILGISLPYAKVKLHRTRKILWDKMEGAVINEAREEQSV comes from the coding sequence ATGCTAAAAGTCGATAACGGTAATGAAGATTTGTATCAATACTTGTATGATAAATATTATAGGCTCGTCTATACGACATCATATAGGATTCTTAAGAATAAAGAAGATTGCGAAGAAATTGCTCAAGATGCTTTTCGCATCGGTTTTAAAAACATGAACAGAATAAAAGATACAGATCATTTTCGCAATTACATACTTAAGATTACCTATAACATGGCCATTACGAAGGCAAAGGAAAATAAGAATAGGCATAATTTATTTCCTACGCCTATTAATGATGAGATAAGTAGTGATAAAGATATCATTGGAGAAGCATTCGAGGATATCTATATTACACAGATACTAGAAGAGTTATCCATTATCGACAAAGAATTAATACTATTACATTCCCAAGGGTATAAGTTGAGGGAGATAGCGAAGATATTAGGCATATCTTTACCTTATGCCAAAGTTAAGTTACATAGAACCAGAAAAATCTTATGGGATAAAATGGAAGGAGCGGTCATTAATGAAGCACGAGAAGAACAAAGTGTATGA
- a CDS encoding glycoside hydrolase family 130 protein, with the protein MKLMKYENNPIIKPNKANQWENLAVCNPGAWYEAGKFYLLYRAAGDDEDHYIYIGLAESDDGFHFKRSSNTPVLSPTPNSFDGGCVEDPRIVKFGDTYYVTYAYRPYPPGQYWLFEPDEVRSYDVGEDAPLCLKKNIANTGLALSKDLKTYQKCGRITKTNLDDRDVILFPEKVGGKYVKLHRPKEWVGEAYGCDYPSIWISFSDDLMEWHDSQLLAKGECPWEKKIGGSTPPLKTHKGWLTLYHGVDDEGIYRVGAMLLDTHDPTRIIARASDYIMEPEHDYETEGFYEGCVFPTGNVIVGDTLYVYYGGADKYCCVATCSVSELLDFLLQ; encoded by the coding sequence ATGAAATTAATGAAATACGAAAACAATCCCATTATAAAACCTAACAAAGCTAACCAATGGGAAAATTTAGCTGTATGTAACCCCGGTGCATGGTATGAAGCGGGTAAGTTCTATTTGCTCTATCGTGCAGCAGGTGATGACGAGGACCATTATATTTATATCGGCTTAGCAGAGAGTGATGATGGCTTTCATTTCAAAAGATCGAGCAATACACCTGTTTTATCGCCTACACCCAACAGTTTTGATGGGGGCTGTGTAGAAGACCCTAGAATCGTCAAATTTGGGGATACGTATTATGTGACATATGCCTACAGACCCTATCCTCCCGGACAATATTGGTTATTTGAACCGGATGAAGTCCGTTCTTATGATGTTGGGGAAGATGCGCCTCTATGTCTGAAAAAGAATATTGCAAATACCGGATTAGCCCTATCAAAAGATTTGAAAACCTATCAAAAATGTGGGAGAATCACCAAAACAAACTTAGATGATCGGGATGTCATTTTATTTCCAGAAAAGGTTGGAGGTAAATATGTGAAACTGCATCGCCCAAAAGAATGGGTTGGAGAAGCCTATGGATGCGACTATCCATCCATCTGGATAAGCTTTTCCGATGATCTAATGGAATGGCATGACAGCCAACTGCTTGCCAAAGGTGAATGCCCTTGGGAAAAGAAAATCGGTGGCAGCACACCGCCTCTTAAAACCCATAAAGGCTGGTTAACCCTCTATCACGGTGTGGATGATGAAGGCATTTATCGCGTAGGGGCTATGCTTCTTGATACCCATGACCCGACTCGCATTATTGCCAGAGCTTCCGATTATATTATGGAACCAGAACATGATTATGAAACAGAAGGATTCTATGAGGGCTGTGTTTTTCCAACAGGGAATGTAATCGTAGGAGATACCTTATATGTTTATTATGGTGGAGCAGATAAATATTGTTGTGTAGCTACTTGTTCCGTCTCAGAGCTTTTAGATTTCTTACTACAATAG